A genome region from Chengkuizengella sp. SCS-71B includes the following:
- the uvrB gene encoding excinuclease ABC subunit UvrB produces the protein MSDMVQSDKKFELISEYSPQGDQPQAIEQLVEGIQAGKKHQTLLGATGTGKTFTIAQTIAKLNRPTLVIAHNKTLAAQLCSEFKEFFPNNSVDYFVSYYDYYQPEAYMPASDTYIEKDSSINDEIDQLRHSATSSLFERRDVIIVASVSCIYGLGSPKEYRNLVLDLKVGMERSRDEILHRLVDIQYQRNDINFIRGTFRVRGDVVEIFPASGIEQAIRIEMFGDEIEKITEIDVLTGEIMGEREHVAIFPASHFVTHEETMKVALKNIERELEERLEEFRAQGKLLEAQRLEQRTRYDIEMMAEMGFCSGIENYSGPLTFRERGATPYTLFDYFPKDMLIVVDESHVTLPQIRGMYNGDRARKNMLVDHGFRLPSALDNRPLRFEEFEKKINQIIHVSATPGPYELEHTPEMIQQIIRPTGLIDPKIEVRPTKGQVDDLINEIQERIEKEERVLVTTLTKKMAEDLTDYLKEIGIKVRYLHSDIKTLERMQIIRDLRLGTFDVLVGINLLREGLDLPEVSLVTILDADKEGFLRSERSLIQTIGRAARNVDGSVIMYGDKITDSMDKAIKETERRREIQLAYNEKHGITPKTIRKKIRDVIETSKVAEQKADYITDKQTSKMSKKDRKTLIERLESDMKEAAKNLQFERAAELRDAVLELKAQD, from the coding sequence ATGAGTGATATGGTTCAAAGTGATAAAAAGTTTGAGCTGATTTCAGAATATTCTCCACAAGGTGATCAACCACAAGCGATTGAACAGCTTGTTGAAGGAATTCAAGCAGGAAAGAAACACCAAACATTATTAGGAGCAACGGGTACAGGTAAAACATTTACGATTGCCCAAACTATTGCTAAATTAAATCGCCCTACGCTTGTCATTGCACATAATAAGACACTTGCAGCCCAACTGTGCAGCGAGTTTAAGGAGTTTTTTCCTAACAACTCTGTTGATTATTTTGTTAGTTATTATGATTATTATCAACCTGAAGCGTATATGCCAGCTTCAGATACGTATATAGAAAAAGATTCGAGCATTAACGATGAAATAGATCAGCTTCGACACTCAGCTACAAGCTCCTTATTCGAAAGAAGGGATGTTATTATTGTAGCTAGTGTTTCTTGTATTTACGGCCTTGGATCTCCAAAAGAATACCGTAATTTAGTTTTGGATTTAAAGGTAGGCATGGAAAGGTCTAGAGATGAAATTTTACACAGGTTAGTAGACATCCAGTATCAAAGGAATGATATCAACTTCATTCGAGGCACTTTCCGTGTGCGTGGAGATGTAGTAGAGATATTCCCTGCATCTGGGATTGAACAAGCGATTCGAATCGAAATGTTCGGAGATGAGATTGAAAAAATAACGGAAATTGATGTATTAACAGGTGAAATAATGGGTGAAAGAGAGCATGTTGCCATATTCCCAGCTTCTCACTTTGTGACACATGAAGAGACGATGAAAGTGGCTTTGAAAAACATTGAACGGGAATTAGAGGAGCGATTAGAGGAATTTCGCGCTCAAGGTAAATTGCTTGAAGCTCAGCGTTTAGAGCAACGAACTAGATATGATATTGAAATGATGGCAGAGATGGGTTTCTGTTCTGGAATCGAAAACTATTCTGGTCCGCTTACCTTTAGAGAAAGAGGAGCTACTCCTTATACTCTATTTGATTATTTCCCTAAAGACATGTTGATTGTAGTAGATGAGTCCCATGTTACCCTGCCGCAAATACGTGGAATGTATAACGGGGATAGAGCTAGGAAAAACATGTTAGTAGATCACGGTTTTCGTCTTCCATCTGCTTTGGATAACCGTCCTTTACGATTTGAGGAATTTGAAAAAAAGATTAATCAGATTATTCATGTTTCAGCAACACCTGGCCCTTATGAACTGGAACATACTCCGGAAATGATCCAACAAATTATACGACCGACAGGATTGATTGATCCTAAAATTGAAGTCAGACCTACAAAAGGTCAGGTGGATGACCTCATTAATGAGATACAAGAACGTATTGAAAAGGAAGAGCGGGTGCTAGTTACAACACTAACAAAGAAAATGGCGGAAGATTTAACCGACTATTTAAAAGAAATAGGAATTAAAGTAAGGTATTTGCATTCAGATATTAAAACACTAGAACGTATGCAAATCATTAGAGATTTACGTTTAGGTACCTTTGATGTATTGGTAGGAATTAACCTTCTAAGAGAAGGTCTCGATTTACCAGAAGTATCGTTAGTAACGATTTTAGATGCAGATAAAGAAGGCTTTTTAAGATCAGAGCGCTCGCTTATTCAGACGATTGGTAGAGCGGCACGGAATGTGGATGGATCGGTGATTATGTATGGAGATAAGATCACAGATTCAATGGATAAAGCCATAAAAGAAACAGAGCGAAGACGAGAAATTCAATTGGCGTATAATGAAAAACATGGCATAACGCCAAAAACGATACGTAAAAAAATTAGAGATGTTATTGAAACGAGTAAAGTTGCAGAACAGAAAGCAGATTATATTACTGATAAACAAACAAGTAAGATGTCCAAGAAAGATCGGAAGACATTAATTGAACGTTTGGAATCAGACATGAAAGAGGCTGCAAAAAACTTGCAGTTTGAAAGAGCAGCGGAACTTCGCGATGCTGTATTAGAATTAAAAGCACAGGATTGA
- a CDS encoding PDZ domain-containing protein: MELLIQISMGFVEALKLLLIQPFYYIGILFVIFQYRRQIYLERKLFHTKLHSLMNETWKTIGWGIVGGFVCSLFIIFIGVSISFDILILIWVISLILILFRVRFLCFSYSVGIVGILHVLVISFPFFDSLKSTWFLKTLIDVNVPSLLSLVAILHLLEAFLYYMNGAKSSTPLFVKGKRGKIVGGYHFQGFWPVPLFLLVPTTSSGIVLPWNPILSNEIFTSGWMMIAFPVVIGFSEMTRVKLPMHKVKWSAKWLTIYSVTLLGLAFLSHYWSIFTFSAVLFCILFHEGIVYYSKKQEFSQVPIYVHDQRGLFILGILPNSSAEKMGIEVGEIIHKVNGLEVHTKEELHQAIRMNPAYCKLEILNLDGESKFVKGALFSGEHHHLGLILAPDEQAMYYLELNEKPIWAYIKMKLSGIFRVDLSSNKNIDI, translated from the coding sequence ATGGAATTATTAATTCAGATTTCGATGGGATTTGTAGAAGCTTTAAAGCTGTTACTCATTCAACCTTTTTATTACATAGGTATTTTATTTGTAATCTTCCAATATCGTAGGCAAATTTACTTGGAAAGGAAATTATTCCATACTAAATTGCATTCACTTATGAATGAAACCTGGAAAACCATTGGCTGGGGGATTGTAGGTGGTTTTGTATGTTCTTTATTCATCATATTTATAGGGGTAAGTATATCATTTGATATATTGATTCTTATTTGGGTTATTTCATTGATTTTGATACTGTTCCGGGTTCGATTTTTATGTTTTTCATATTCAGTTGGTATTGTAGGGATTTTACATGTACTCGTGATTTCATTTCCATTTTTTGATTCACTTAAATCCACGTGGTTTTTAAAAACATTAATAGATGTTAATGTACCTTCCTTACTTAGCTTAGTAGCGATTTTACATTTATTAGAAGCCTTTTTATATTATATGAATGGGGCAAAATCCTCTACACCATTATTTGTTAAAGGGAAACGCGGTAAAATAGTAGGTGGTTATCATTTTCAGGGGTTTTGGCCTGTGCCATTGTTTTTATTAGTTCCAACAACCTCCTCTGGTATTGTGCTGCCTTGGAATCCAATATTAAGTAATGAAATTTTCACAAGCGGTTGGATGATGATCGCATTTCCAGTTGTTATCGGATTTTCTGAAATGACCAGAGTGAAGCTGCCTATGCACAAGGTGAAATGGAGTGCAAAGTGGCTTACTATTTATAGTGTAACATTATTGGGATTGGCATTTCTTTCTCATTATTGGTCTATCTTCACTTTCTCTGCTGTTTTATTTTGCATATTGTTTCATGAGGGGATCGTATATTACAGTAAAAAACAAGAATTTAGCCAAGTTCCAATATATGTACATGACCAACGTGGTTTGTTTATTTTGGGTATTTTACCAAATAGCTCTGCTGAAAAAATGGGCATAGAAGTTGGAGAAATCATTCATAAAGTGAACGGCTTGGAAGTGCACACGAAAGAAGAGTTGCATCAGGCTATTCGTATGAACCCAGCATATTGTAAGTTAGAGATATTGAACCTTGATGGGGAGAGCAAATTTGTCAAGGGTGCTCTATTTTCAGGAGAACATCACCATTTAGGTTTAATCTTGGCCCCAGATGAACAAGCGATGTATTATTTAGAGTTAAATGAAAAGCCGATTTGGGCTTATATAAAAATGAAACTGTCTGGTATTTTTAGAGTGGATTTATCATCCAATAAAAATATAGATATTTAA
- a CDS encoding S41 family peptidase has protein sequence MVLKRRTVILLIILSMIIGAALSIAIVNWSNSIFLELDETGQEVLQEETGNATSFTDTDLKKMSTVFEIIENAYYKEMDKTEVIDGAIRGMLASLDDPYSVYFDAEQSKMFREAVNSSISGIGAEVTMEDNKVTVVSPIKDSPADEAGIRAKDQIISVNGESLEGLSLNDAVLKIRGPKGTQAKLKILRAGFNEPIEIIVVRNKIDLETVQSEMLENNIGYIEIKQFAEQTAERFYEDLEQLESDGMASLIIDVRNNPGGYLNVAIDLLDPLLEKGSVLVYEEDREGNRKEHITKSDGKPYSIVILTNSGSASASEILAGAIIEAENGTVVGETTFGKGTVQKTFSSGVDDGSELKVTVAKWLTSSGAFIHEVGIEPDYKVEQPAFFTVAPLPKDKVLALESVGESVKTLQIMLEGLGFNSERTDGFFDVKTEAALKNFQGKNGLLVTGKLDETTANEIEKQIIDKFRDPKNDSQLQKAIEVLSES, from the coding sequence ATGGTTTTAAAACGCCGTACGGTTATATTACTAATCATCTTATCGATGATTATTGGAGCTGCACTATCCATTGCAATTGTGAATTGGAGCAATTCCATTTTTCTAGAGCTAGATGAAACAGGACAAGAAGTGTTACAAGAAGAGACAGGGAATGCCACCAGTTTTACAGATACGGATCTAAAAAAGATGTCAACCGTATTTGAAATCATTGAAAACGCGTATTACAAAGAAATGGATAAAACTGAAGTCATAGATGGTGCAATTCGAGGGATGCTTGCTTCTCTTGATGATCCATATTCAGTATATTTTGATGCAGAGCAATCTAAAATGTTTCGAGAGGCAGTTAATTCATCCATTTCTGGGATTGGTGCCGAAGTGACAATGGAGGATAATAAGGTGACAGTGGTTTCTCCGATAAAAGATTCTCCAGCAGATGAGGCTGGTATTCGAGCTAAAGATCAGATTATTTCTGTGAATGGAGAAAGCCTAGAAGGTTTAAGCTTAAATGATGCAGTTTTAAAAATTAGAGGACCAAAAGGGACGCAAGCAAAGTTGAAAATACTAAGGGCGGGATTCAACGAGCCGATTGAAATTATTGTTGTCCGTAATAAAATTGATTTAGAAACGGTACAATCTGAAATGTTAGAAAATAACATAGGATACATTGAAATCAAGCAATTTGCAGAACAGACAGCAGAACGATTCTATGAGGATTTAGAACAATTAGAAAGTGATGGCATGGCATCTTTAATCATAGATGTTCGTAATAATCCAGGTGGATATTTGAATGTAGCAATTGATTTATTAGATCCATTGTTAGAAAAAGGATCGGTGCTCGTATATGAAGAGGATCGTGAAGGTAATCGTAAAGAACATATTACCAAGTCAGATGGGAAACCATATTCCATCGTCATACTAACGAATAGTGGAAGCGCTAGTGCTTCAGAAATTTTAGCTGGTGCTATTATAGAAGCTGAAAATGGAACTGTCGTTGGTGAAACTACATTTGGAAAAGGAACAGTACAAAAAACATTTTCCAGTGGTGTAGATGATGGCAGTGAGTTGAAAGTGACGGTTGCCAAATGGCTTACTTCTAGTGGAGCCTTTATACACGAGGTCGGGATTGAACCTGACTATAAGGTTGAGCAACCAGCATTTTTCACTGTTGCCCCTTTGCCAAAAGATAAGGTATTAGCTCTTGAATCTGTTGGCGAAAGTGTGAAAACCTTACAAATTATGCTTGAAGGTTTAGGGTTTAACTCTGAAAGAACTGATGGATTTTTTGATGTAAAAACAGAAGCTGCCCTTAAAAATTTCCAAGGTAAAAACGGTTTACTTGTTACAGGTAAATTAGATGAAACCACGGCGAATGAAATTGAAAAGCAAATTATTGATAAATTTAGAGATCCAAAGAATGATTCGCAATTACAAAAAGCGATTGAAGTATTAAGTGAGAGTTAA
- a CDS encoding murein hydrolase activator EnvC family protein: protein MKKVVLVLISFLFIFSSIILPEQGQADNSAEIKAIDAQLKELKAKEAQAKANRQVALDQISNLKTQIANTEEEIQELELQIATKNKEVEVLEATIAQTKEELEAAKLELDNAIQRVIDRNELLKSRLHIMYTNGSVSYLDVLLSSTSFTDFLDRFQALNSILNKDKELLEARKHDQAVIEKAKEEVETRIVALNDNLDELEQLRTELYTQEKEKEVAITSFKGQIEVHEEISKEAEDAMANMISQRSKLLAKKAELTYDGKFGYPLPTDRKYRITSYYGTRKDPFTGRTSSHTGVDIAAPGGTNILASAGGVVIVAEYMSSYGYAVVIEHGDGIKTLYAHMRQINVSVGQNVNRGAKIGEVGTTGRSTGNHLHFEVRKWDSRVDPNKYVKFY, encoded by the coding sequence TTGAAGAAGGTTGTATTAGTATTGATATCATTTTTATTTATTTTTTCCTCAATTATATTGCCAGAGCAAGGACAAGCGGATAATTCAGCTGAAATAAAAGCAATAGATGCTCAATTGAAAGAGCTAAAAGCTAAAGAAGCTCAAGCCAAAGCAAATAGACAAGTAGCACTAGATCAAATATCTAATTTAAAAACTCAGATTGCCAATACAGAAGAAGAAATACAAGAGCTTGAACTTCAAATCGCAACTAAAAATAAAGAAGTAGAAGTACTTGAGGCTACGATTGCTCAAACAAAAGAGGAGCTTGAAGCAGCGAAGCTTGAACTTGATAACGCAATACAACGAGTAATAGATCGAAATGAACTATTGAAATCTAGACTTCATATTATGTATACAAACGGTTCTGTTTCCTATTTGGATGTATTATTAAGTTCTACTAGTTTTACAGATTTCTTAGATCGTTTCCAAGCTCTAAACTCAATATTAAATAAGGATAAGGAATTATTAGAAGCACGTAAACATGATCAAGCAGTCATAGAAAAAGCAAAAGAAGAAGTAGAAACTAGAATTGTAGCACTAAATGATAATCTAGACGAATTAGAACAATTACGAACTGAATTATATACTCAGGAAAAAGAAAAAGAAGTTGCAATTACGAGTTTTAAAGGTCAGATAGAGGTTCATGAAGAGATATCTAAAGAAGCAGAAGATGCAATGGCGAATATGATATCACAAAGGTCTAAGTTATTAGCTAAAAAAGCAGAGTTGACTTACGATGGAAAGTTTGGATATCCACTCCCTACGGATAGAAAATATCGTATAACCTCCTATTACGGAACGAGAAAGGATCCGTTTACTGGAAGAACATCAAGTCATACAGGTGTGGATATTGCAGCACCAGGTGGAACTAATATTCTAGCATCTGCTGGTGGTGTCGTGATCGTAGCAGAATATATGAGCTCTTACGGGTATGCTGTCGTAATAGAGCATGGGGATGGTATAAAAACGTTATATGCACACATGCGTCAGATCAATGTTTCAGTCGGACAAAATGTGAACCGTGGAGCTAAAATAGGCGAAGTAGGTACTACAGGAAGGTCTACAGGGAACCATTTACATTTTGAAGTGCGTAAGTGGGATTCACGTGTAGATCCTAATAAATACGTTAAATTCTATTAA
- a CDS encoding permease-like cell division protein FtsX, with product MKISTIGRHFREGFKNVSRNAWMSFASISSIAIPLFILGVFLLLTSNVNQFLGDIESQVEVKVFLNTEVPEEEIISIKNNIATIEEIKRVTHITKEQGIAELREKIGDPLEGYDGEDNPLPDSFVVEVYDSREVKSAAEKIEKLYEGEFLTIERAASEEVAQPEENTSEGQDSTENTTDDQGIQEDQLVEEIQIPVIDSVKYGQGYVENLHKITSTIRNIGFIIVIGLVFTAMFLIANTIKLTIMARSNEIAIMKLVGATNQFIRWPFFVEGAVIGFIGSFIPSAILYFGYAELVERSQLQLGILGMEMIPQNEATPNILLALFVIGIVIGVFGSVLSVRKHLKV from the coding sequence ATGAAAATTAGCACAATCGGTCGTCACTTTCGTGAAGGGTTCAAAAATGTCAGTCGTAACGCATGGATGTCATTTGCATCAATAAGTTCTATAGCCATTCCTCTTTTTATACTAGGTGTGTTTTTATTGTTAACCTCGAATGTAAATCAATTTTTAGGTGATATAGAAAGTCAAGTAGAAGTCAAAGTTTTCCTCAATACGGAAGTGCCGGAAGAAGAAATTATTTCCATTAAAAACAATATAGCTACGATTGAAGAAATCAAAAGAGTAACACATATCACAAAAGAACAAGGCATAGCTGAATTGAGAGAAAAGATCGGCGATCCATTGGAAGGATATGATGGGGAAGATAATCCACTTCCAGATTCCTTCGTTGTTGAAGTATATGATTCAAGAGAAGTAAAATCCGCTGCTGAAAAAATTGAAAAGTTATATGAAGGTGAGTTCTTAACAATTGAGAGAGCAGCTTCTGAAGAAGTGGCACAACCAGAAGAAAATACATCTGAAGGACAAGACTCAACAGAAAACACAACAGATGATCAGGGAATTCAAGAAGATCAATTGGTAGAAGAAATACAAATTCCAGTCATAGACAGTGTGAAATATGGACAAGGATATGTAGAAAATCTACATAAAATTACAAGTACGATCCGTAACATTGGTTTCATTATTGTTATCGGTTTAGTATTTACAGCGATGTTTTTGATCGCAAATACGATTAAACTTACGATTATGGCAAGAAGTAATGAAATCGCGATTATGAAACTAGTAGGAGCAACAAATCAATTTATTCGCTGGCCATTTTTCGTAGAAGGGGCTGTGATTGGATTCATTGGTTCATTTATTCCAAGTGCTATTCTATATTTTGGATACGCTGAACTAGTTGAAAGAAGTCAACTGCAGCTTGGAATTCTAGGAATGGAAATGATACCTCAAAATGAGGCTACTCCAAATATATTACTTGCTTTGTTTGTTATCGGTATAGTCATTGGCGTTTTTGGAAGTGTTTTATCTGTAAGAAAACATTTGAAAGTTTAA
- the ftsE gene encoding cell division ATP-binding protein FtsE: MIEMQGVFKKYPDGNEALKGINLKVDQNEFVYIVGPSGAGKSTFMKLIYREEKPTKGQIVVNGFNIGKLKQRKIPYVRRNIGVVFQDFRLLPKLTVAENVAFAMEVIEEPKKFIKKRTNEVLSLVRLKGKANAYPSQLSGGEQQRVAIARAIVNNPSLIIADEPTGNLDPETSWGIMELLEEINFRGTTIIMATHNKDIVNKMRKRVIAIEDGVVVRDQERGEYGYEN; the protein is encoded by the coding sequence GTGATAGAAATGCAGGGTGTTTTTAAAAAATATCCAGACGGTAATGAAGCGTTAAAAGGAATTAATTTAAAAGTTGATCAAAATGAATTTGTATACATAGTAGGGCCATCAGGTGCTGGTAAATCCACGTTTATGAAACTCATCTATCGAGAAGAAAAACCTACCAAAGGACAAATAGTCGTAAACGGCTTTAATATAGGGAAGTTAAAACAACGAAAAATCCCATATGTGAGAAGAAACATAGGTGTTGTATTCCAAGATTTCCGCTTGCTTCCTAAACTGACAGTTGCAGAAAATGTCGCTTTTGCAATGGAAGTTATAGAAGAACCGAAAAAATTCATCAAAAAAAGAACAAATGAAGTATTAAGTTTAGTTCGATTAAAAGGGAAAGCAAACGCCTATCCTTCACAGTTATCAGGGGGGGAACAACAAAGAGTAGCAATTGCTAGAGCTATTGTAAATAACCCTTCTCTTATTATTGCAGACGAACCTACGGGAAACCTAGATCCAGAAACCTCCTGGGGAATTATGGAGTTGCTAGAAGAAATTAATTTCAGGGGAACAACGATCATCATGGCCACACATAACAAAGATATCGTAAACAAAATGAGAAAAAGAGTCATAGCCATCGAAGACGGAGTCGTTGTACGTGACCAAGAACGAGGTGAATACGGTTATGAAAATTAG
- a CDS encoding putative holin-like toxin — MTVFQAISLMLTFGLLIIALLSVKNKK, encoded by the coding sequence ATGACAGTATTTCAAGCTATTTCTTTAATGTTAACCTTCGGGTTATTAATTATAGCTTTGTTATCTGTTAAGAACAAGAAATAG
- a CDS encoding NAD(P)H-dependent oxidoreductase has protein sequence MKKVLIINGNPNEDSFGTALASAYKTGASKKGAEVKKLRVADLIFDPIYKGYTYDRKDLEDDLMKAQELITWADHLVFIYPNWWGTMPALLKGFIDRVFLPGFAFKYKENSAMVDQLLTEKTARLIVTMDSPKWYYTLFQGKPGHNSMKKSILNFCGIKPVKITSVDQVRKSTVKRKRKWLSKIEKLGYQVS, from the coding sequence ATGAAAAAAGTATTGATCATTAATGGAAATCCAAATGAAGATAGTTTCGGTACTGCTCTTGCAAGTGCTTACAAAACTGGGGCAAGCAAAAAAGGAGCAGAAGTCAAAAAATTACGAGTGGCTGATTTGATATTTGATCCCATATATAAAGGATATACATACGATAGAAAAGACTTAGAAGATGATTTAATGAAGGCTCAAGAATTAATAACATGGGCGGATCATCTTGTCTTCATCTACCCAAATTGGTGGGGAACGATGCCAGCCCTATTAAAAGGATTTATTGATAGAGTGTTTTTACCTGGATTTGCGTTTAAGTACAAAGAAAATTCTGCAATGGTTGATCAATTATTAACTGAAAAAACAGCAAGACTTATCGTAACTATGGATTCTCCTAAATGGTACTATACTTTATTTCAAGGAAAACCAGGGCATAATTCTATGAAAAAAAGTATTTTAAATTTTTGTGGTATTAAACCTGTTAAAATAACTTCTGTGGATCAGGTTAGGAAATCTACGGTTAAGAGAAAACGGAAATGGTTAAGTAAGATAGAGAAGTTGGGGTATCAGGTGTCTTAG